One stretch of Glycine soja cultivar W05 chromosome 7, ASM419377v2, whole genome shotgun sequence DNA includes these proteins:
- the LOC114419136 gene encoding protein CHROMATIN REMODELING 19-like isoform X1: MKPELYEISDDEWENHSFKPSRVLKRPRTSSPPSPPPVESFAYTSTSKVDVSSENDDDSDCVEIAPEAANFRQNLDDLEDADVDDEPVPASRGRRFIIDEEEEEDGEEENGGRDGHVAELYDVESSEEEVVEEEVEELNENDVVGRALHKCARISAELKGELFGSSGTACERYSEVESSSVRIVTQEDVDVARGSEEDSGFKPLLKPYQLVGVNFLLLLYRKGIGGAILADEMGLGKTVQAITYLTLLKHLHNDSGPHLIVCPASVLENWERELKRWCPSFSVLQYHGAGRAAYCKELNSLSKAGLPPPFNVLLVCYSLFERHSAQQKDDRKILKRWRWSCVLMDEAHALKDKNSFRWKNLMSVARNANQRLMLTGTPLQNDLHELWSLLEFMLPDIFATEDVDLKKLLNAEDGDLIGRMKSILGPFILRRLKSDVMQQLVPKIQQVEYVIMEKQQETAYKEAIEEYRAVSQARMEKCSNLNSKSVLEVLPRRQINNYFVQFRKIANHPLLIRRIYNDEDVIRFARKLHPIGAFGFECTLDRVIEELKNYNDFCIHRLLLHYGVNDRKGILPDKHVMLSAKCRALAELLPSLKEGGHRALIFSQWTSMLDILEWTLDVIGLTYKRLDGSTQVAERQTIVDTFNNDTSIFACLLSTRAGGQGLNLTGADTVVIHDMDFNPQIDRQAEDRCHRIGQTKPVTIYRLVTKGTVDENVYEIAKRKLVLDAAVLESMEEINEGDMPEKTMGEILSAILLS; encoded by the exons ATGAAGCCAGAGTTGTACGAAATCTCCGACGACGAATGGGAGAACCACTCCTTCAAACCCTCGCGGGTTCTGAAGCGACCTCGCACTTCGTCTCCTCCTTCTCCGCCACCCGTCGAATCCTTCGCTTACACCTCCACCTCCAAGGTCGACGTTTCAAGCGAAAACGACGATGACAGCGATTGCGTCGAAATCGCGCCGGAAGCCGCCAATTTCCGCCAGAATCTCGATGACCTCGAGGACGCTGATGTGGACGACGAACCGGTACCGGCGTCCCGCGGCCGGAGGTTCATAATCgacgaggaggaggaggaagacgGCGAGGAGGAGAACGGGGGAAGGGACGGACACGTGGCGGAATTGTATGATGTTGAGTCGAgcgaggaggaggtggtggaagaGGAAGTTGAGGAATTGAATGAGAACGACGTTGTTGGAAGGGCTTTGCACAAGTGCGCGCGAATCTCCGCGGAGTTGAAGGGCGAACTCTTCGGTTCCTCCGGGACCGCGTGCGAGAGGTATTCCGAGGTGGAATCTTCGTCAGTGAGGATCGTGACTCAG GAGGATGTTGATGTTGCGCGCGGGTCGGAGGAGGATTCAGGTTTTAAGCCTCTGCTCAAGCCGTATCAGTTGGTTGGCGTCAATTTTTTGCTCCTACTGTATCGGAAGGGGATTGGAGGAG CCATATTGGCAGATGAAATGGGTCTTGGCAAAACAGTTCAG GCCATCACATATTTAACTTTGTTGAAACACTTGCACAATGATTCTGGTCCACATCTTATAGTATGTCCTGCTTCTGTTCTGGAAAACTGGGAACGGGAATTAAAAAGGTGGTGTCCATCCTTCTCTGTTCTTCAATACCATGGGGCTGGACGGGCAGCATACTGCAAGGAGTTGAACTCCCTGTCCAAGGCAGGATTGCCTCCTCCATTTAATGTTCTTCTTGTGTGTTATTCACTTTTTGAACGACACAG TGCACAGCAGAAAGATGATCGCAAAATCCTGAAGCGGTGGAGGTGGAGCTGTGTGCTGATGGATGAGGCACATGCTTTGAAGGACAAAAATAGCTTTAGGTGGAAAAATCTAATGTCTGTTGCAAGAAATGCGAACCAACGCTTGATGCTGACAGGGACACCACTTCAGAATGATCTACAT GAGTTATGGTCATTGTTGGAGTTTATGCTGCCTGATATTTTTGCTACTGAAGATGTTGACCTAAAAAAGTTACTAAATGCAGAAGATGGAGATTTAATTGGTCGTATGAAGTCCATCTTAGGGCCATTTATTTTGCGGCGACTGAAATCTGATGTGATGCAACAACTTGTTCCAAAAATACAGCAG GTTGAATATGTTATAATGGAAAAGCAGCAGGAAACTGCTTACAAGGAAGCCATTGAAGAGTATCGTGCTGTTTCACAAGCTCGGATGGAAAAATGTTCCAATCTTAATTCAAAGAGTGTTCTTGAAGTTCTTCCTCGACGACAGATAAACAACTATTTTGTTCAGTTCCGCAAG ATAGCAAACCATCCCTTGTTAATAAGGCGAATCTACAATGATGAGGATGTCATTCGCTTTGCTAGAAAGCTACATCCGATAGGtgcttttggttttgaatgtactTTGGACAGAGTTATAGAGGAGCTTAAAAATTACAATGACTTCTGTATTCACCGG cTTTTACTTCATTATGGTGTCAATGATAGAAAGGGGATCCTTCCAGATAAGCATGTTATGCTTTCTGCAAAATGTCGG GCCTTAGCAGAACTTCTTCCTTCACTAAAGGAGGGTGGTCATCGAGCCTTGATCTTTAGTCAATGGACTTCAATGCTTGACATATTGGAGTGGACTTTGGATGTCATTGGATTGACCTATAAACGGCTTGATGGAAG TACACAGGTGGCGGAGAGGCAAACAATAGTTGATACGTTCAATAATGATACTTCAATATTTGCATGCTTACTTTCCACGAGAGCTGGTGGACAGGGCTTAAACTTAACAGGAGCCGATACAGTTGTAATTCATGACATGGATTTTAACCCACAGATTGATAGACAAGCCGAAGATCGGTGCCATCGAATTGGTCAGACAAAGCCTGTAACCATATAtcg GCTGGTGACAAAGGGAACAGTTGATGAAAATGTGTACGAGATTGCAAAAAGAAAGCTAGTATTAGATGCTGCCGTTCTCGAGTCCATGGAGGAGATTAATGAAGGTGACATGCCCGAGAAGACCATGGGAGAAATATTGTCTGCAATTTTATTGAGTTAA
- the LOC114419136 gene encoding protein CHROMATIN REMODELING 19-like isoform X2, translating to MKPELYEISDDEWENHSFKPSRVLKRPRTSSPPSPPPVESFAYTSTSKVDVSSENDDDSDCVEIAPEAANFRQNLDDLEDADVDDEPVPASRGRRFIIDEEEEEDGEEENGGRDGHVAELYDVESSEEEVVEEEVEELNENDVVGRALHKCARISAELKGELFGSSGTACERYSEVESSSVRIVTQEDVDVARGSEEDSGFKPLLKPYQLVGVNFLLLLYRKGIGGAILADEMGLGKTVQAITYLTLLKHLHNDSGPHLIVCPASVLENWERELKRWCPSFSVLQYHGAGRAAYCKELNSLSKAGLPPPFNVLLVCYSLFERHSAQQKDDRKILKRWRWSCVLMDEAHALKDKNSFRWKNLMSVARNANQRLMLTGTPLQNDLHELWSLLEFMLPDIFATEDVDLKKLLNAEDGDLIGRMKSILGPFILRRLKSDVMQQLVPKIQQVEYVIMEKQQETAYKEAIEEYRAVSQARMEKCSNLNSKSVLEVLPRRQINNYFVQFRKIANHPLLIRRIYNDEDVIRFARKLHPIGAFGFECTLDRVIEELKNYNDFCIHRLLLHYGVNDRKGILPDKHVMLSAKCRALAELLPSLKEGGHRALIFSQWTSMLDILEWTLDVIGLTYKRLDGSTQVAERQTIVDTFNNDTSIFACLLSTRAGGQGLNLTGADTVVIHDMDFNPQIDRQAEDRCHRIGW from the exons ATGAAGCCAGAGTTGTACGAAATCTCCGACGACGAATGGGAGAACCACTCCTTCAAACCCTCGCGGGTTCTGAAGCGACCTCGCACTTCGTCTCCTCCTTCTCCGCCACCCGTCGAATCCTTCGCTTACACCTCCACCTCCAAGGTCGACGTTTCAAGCGAAAACGACGATGACAGCGATTGCGTCGAAATCGCGCCGGAAGCCGCCAATTTCCGCCAGAATCTCGATGACCTCGAGGACGCTGATGTGGACGACGAACCGGTACCGGCGTCCCGCGGCCGGAGGTTCATAATCgacgaggaggaggaggaagacgGCGAGGAGGAGAACGGGGGAAGGGACGGACACGTGGCGGAATTGTATGATGTTGAGTCGAgcgaggaggaggtggtggaagaGGAAGTTGAGGAATTGAATGAGAACGACGTTGTTGGAAGGGCTTTGCACAAGTGCGCGCGAATCTCCGCGGAGTTGAAGGGCGAACTCTTCGGTTCCTCCGGGACCGCGTGCGAGAGGTATTCCGAGGTGGAATCTTCGTCAGTGAGGATCGTGACTCAG GAGGATGTTGATGTTGCGCGCGGGTCGGAGGAGGATTCAGGTTTTAAGCCTCTGCTCAAGCCGTATCAGTTGGTTGGCGTCAATTTTTTGCTCCTACTGTATCGGAAGGGGATTGGAGGAG CCATATTGGCAGATGAAATGGGTCTTGGCAAAACAGTTCAG GCCATCACATATTTAACTTTGTTGAAACACTTGCACAATGATTCTGGTCCACATCTTATAGTATGTCCTGCTTCTGTTCTGGAAAACTGGGAACGGGAATTAAAAAGGTGGTGTCCATCCTTCTCTGTTCTTCAATACCATGGGGCTGGACGGGCAGCATACTGCAAGGAGTTGAACTCCCTGTCCAAGGCAGGATTGCCTCCTCCATTTAATGTTCTTCTTGTGTGTTATTCACTTTTTGAACGACACAG TGCACAGCAGAAAGATGATCGCAAAATCCTGAAGCGGTGGAGGTGGAGCTGTGTGCTGATGGATGAGGCACATGCTTTGAAGGACAAAAATAGCTTTAGGTGGAAAAATCTAATGTCTGTTGCAAGAAATGCGAACCAACGCTTGATGCTGACAGGGACACCACTTCAGAATGATCTACAT GAGTTATGGTCATTGTTGGAGTTTATGCTGCCTGATATTTTTGCTACTGAAGATGTTGACCTAAAAAAGTTACTAAATGCAGAAGATGGAGATTTAATTGGTCGTATGAAGTCCATCTTAGGGCCATTTATTTTGCGGCGACTGAAATCTGATGTGATGCAACAACTTGTTCCAAAAATACAGCAG GTTGAATATGTTATAATGGAAAAGCAGCAGGAAACTGCTTACAAGGAAGCCATTGAAGAGTATCGTGCTGTTTCACAAGCTCGGATGGAAAAATGTTCCAATCTTAATTCAAAGAGTGTTCTTGAAGTTCTTCCTCGACGACAGATAAACAACTATTTTGTTCAGTTCCGCAAG ATAGCAAACCATCCCTTGTTAATAAGGCGAATCTACAATGATGAGGATGTCATTCGCTTTGCTAGAAAGCTACATCCGATAGGtgcttttggttttgaatgtactTTGGACAGAGTTATAGAGGAGCTTAAAAATTACAATGACTTCTGTATTCACCGG cTTTTACTTCATTATGGTGTCAATGATAGAAAGGGGATCCTTCCAGATAAGCATGTTATGCTTTCTGCAAAATGTCGG GCCTTAGCAGAACTTCTTCCTTCACTAAAGGAGGGTGGTCATCGAGCCTTGATCTTTAGTCAATGGACTTCAATGCTTGACATATTGGAGTGGACTTTGGATGTCATTGGATTGACCTATAAACGGCTTGATGGAAG TACACAGGTGGCGGAGAGGCAAACAATAGTTGATACGTTCAATAATGATACTTCAATATTTGCATGCTTACTTTCCACGAGAGCTGGTGGACAGGGCTTAAACTTAACAGGAGCCGATACAGTTGTAATTCATGACATGGATTTTAACCCACAGATTGATAGACAAGCCGAAGATCGGTGCCATCGAATTG GCTGGTGA